TTGGCTTTTTTTGTTTCCCCCCTACACCATCTTGTAATTCTAAATCTTTCCTTctacaaatatatgcaatgtcTAATCTAGCACTAAAAGTGTCCTTTGTCTTGCCCTTGGTGTCCATAACAGTGTACAAGATTTTGAGAAACACATTTCTCTCTATATGCATGACATCTAGATTATGTGGTAGAAGATTTGTCTTCCAATATGGCAACTCCAAAAAGATGGTTTGTTTGGTCCAATTGTGCAAAACTTCGTACCCCGACAAATTTTCATATGGAGGTCCAATTATGCTTGGTAAATGCTTAACCTTTTCCCATATTTCTTCACCAGTCAACCTTTGTGGGGGAAATGATGTCTCGTCTCGTCTCTTTCTAAAAGCATTCTTGTTCCTTCTATAGCAATGATCAGGAGGCAGGAATTGGCGATGACAATAAAAAACGTTGTCTTGCGACTATGTTCAAGGGTGAATGCTTTCGTAGAATCCATACAAATTGGACATGCAAGTTTACCCATTGTCATCCAACCTGACAACATTCCATATGCAGGAAAGTCATTAATCGTGCATAAGAGACAAGCTTTCATGACAAAATTTTGATGTAGTGAGACAACATAAGTCATCACACCAGAATTCCATAAAAGTTTAAGGTCATCTATGAGAGGCTGCATGTACACATCAATTCTCCCTTTTGGATTTGAAGGGCCAGGAATTATAATGGTTAAGAATAAGAACTCTCTTCTCATGCACATCCAAGGAGGGAGATTGTAAGGAGTAAGAATTACCGGCCAACATGAATATGTCCTACCTGTTTTATCAAATGGTGCAAATCCATCAGCACACAAACCTAGTCTCACGTTTCGAGGGTCCATTTCAAATTCAGGATATACATCATCAAAATGCTTCCAAGCTTCTCCATCAGATGGATGACATAAGTATCTAGACTCTCTTATATTCTCACGATGCCACCTTATTTGACTTGCAGTTTGCATTGAGGAATAAAGTCTTTGAAGCCTTGGGATAAGAGGGAAATACCACATCTTTTTTAAAGGAACTTCTCTAACCTTACCATTTCTAATGACACTTTTGAAACGATCTTCACCGCATATTTTACAATTACGAAGATTCTTATCATCAGGAGAGTAATAAATCATGCATCCATTAGGACAACAATGAATCTTAATGCAGCCTAATCCAAGCTTTTGCACAAATTTCTTTGCGTGGTAGAAATTTTTTGGCATTCGATTGTCATTTGGAAATGCCTTTCCTATAAAATTCACCCATTGATTAAAGCAAGTCTCAGAGATATTAAAGTCAGATTTGATACTTAAAGCTTGTATTGCGGCTGAAAGTTCAGAATAACTTGCACAACCATTATACAAGGGAGCTTGCGCAGCTTTCAACATATCAAAATTTTTTTTTGCCTCGGGGTTAGGATCTTCCCTCATTTCTTCTCCACAATCAAACTCTTGTTCCTCAAGATAGGTACCAAGAGATGGTCCAGCAGCATCCATTACCATTTGCTCAAAGTCATTAAAGTCTTCTCGAACCTTATTACCTCCATAATAGTAGTTGTCTAAATCCACTGGCGGAATTGGAGGCCTTTTTTCACCATGGCAAGTCCAATAATAATAACCCTCCTTAAATCCATTCAAGCAAAGGTGTCCCATGACATCTCCAACTATATGATGCTTCTTACACTTGCATATTTTACACGGGCATCTCAACTTTCCTACTTTATTGAAATTTTCTTATGCACAAGCAAACTCAATGAACTCGTAAACCCCGGCCATATACTCATCTGTAACTCTACTCTTATTAGGATTCATCCTATTATCCATCCACTTGCGATTTTCGGGAGTTTCCATTTCTCTAATTGACAAACATGTATTATGTCAATTACAATGATTAAGGTTGTActaattataaaatgttaaagCTTAAGGTTAAGGTTGTACTAATTATAACGATTTACGAATCATAAAATGTTAAAAGTTAAGGTTGTCCTAATTAGCACGATAACAAATCATCTTACAAGAAAGTCCAAATCTCACATATAATTGAATATTAAGTCATAATATTTATATTCACGTTCAAACTCAAACAACTTCAATCAACAATAAAGATGACTACTAGCTCATAAAGTCAGgagtaaaataaaaatcatagttCATATATTTACTACTATAAGCTAAATCATAATCTTTCTTCGAATAAAGACTCATAtaaatcataaatcataaacttTGAAAATATGACTCTTTCTTCGTATTCACATAAACTATATGGAGAGTATATAGAAGAATACTTTCAAACACTTTTCACATTACCTTTAAAATGTGAGTACATTAGAAAATAAATTCTAAATAGGTTTGTATAATtgtaaaagattaaaaaaaataagagatGAAAGTGGAAGGTATACCTTGAGAGAAAGTTTCCCCAAATTCTCCTGTTTCTACAGTGTAAAAAAATAAGTCAATATTATTGAAATGATACATTACTTTTCTAAACTATAAAACATCATAGCTAGCAGTGGCCATTCTACAACCATGACATCATAATTGTTATGGTCACCAAAACATGTACATAGTAAATAGTTGAAAGGCATTGATTTCAAATACAACCCATGCTTTTAAAAAAAAggattaatagtaattcacccccctgtaatgttagtgaattttgcttttcccccctccctaccttttggcaacggttttttcaaaaaaaccattgccaaaacctgcctttggcaacggtaggggggtaaaccgaaacacgctcatattaaaAGGGGGTATACAACTATTAACCCTAGgaattatatttattatgttatttgtATATGACATAGTAAAGTCCTTAGAATAATTAGTCTATTAATAACctattaagtgtgacttaatcgtGAGACCTTATTAAACAAAAAGACGTTATTCTTAAAGTATTCGTAGTCAAGCTTTATTGTCAAATATGACAACAGTAATGCATAGAAACTATTATGTGAGTAAAATGATGATCGTATCTCACGGGTTATGGATATGAGATATCAAGTCTTCACATAGGtataaatattaggagtaatGTTCATGCTGGATTGACCCACCAGGAGAATACTACATAGTTTGTTAtgtaagtgtcataagttattctcaaaGTGATAGTGGTGTATACCACCTTTCGACCTGAAACCACTATGGACCCTAGATGTGGAGTCGAGTACTTTATTGCCAATAAAGCATTGTCTGTAACAGGATGACCATAACAATGGTTGATGAGTACTTTACAAATCATGCTGAGAtacatgagtgacctagatggaATTTTCCCCACCTACATATACGAGAGTAATATCTACAGGCCACTTAATAGAGTATGACGATAAAATGCATGGCCGTGTTCAAATAAATCGATATCAGATATTGGGAttatttgttgttatcaagtatactCGATCGGGGATCAAGGAATAAAATATTGGACTATACAAGGGTGACACAttctatgccttgtgttcaatatagatataAGGGCAAAAGGATAATTGTACACATGATCATTATCATAGAAAGGTTATGTCAGATCACATGACATTCTCGTCACTTGGGTAACAATGATGTGTTACTAGATACCGCTCActgtttataatattaaataggtGATTTAATATTATTGCCAATGTTATGAGAACCTACAGGGTCACACACATAGAGTACTTACAATGGAATGgataattaaatatgatttaatttaaatatgtGTTAATGATATTTAAATGGTTTAATACATTAGcacatatataatttattttattaaatgtgGTTTAATTAAATAAACGAGGATTGACATTtagttaaattaaatatgatttaatttaaatttattttatttaattaaaagagtttgattaaatataaataatatttatttaattagatagtttaattaaatttgattagACTTATTTGGGAAAAGCCCAAAATAAGAGCATTAGGGCTTAGAAGCCCTCTATAAATAGATGAGCTCTTCACCCTACCAATGTGAATAGTCAATTTTCTCAAAACAATAACGGCTAGCACCACCTTCTACTTTGCACTCGCGTGGACTACTTAGAGACGCCGATATCTTCCAATGTTCGTGATCAAAAGATTAAGCACGCTTCAAGAGGTAATTCTTGAACCCTTATAGGTATTTTGGTTTGTGATTAATGATTTAATCAAGATTAGTTCATCGGATTAGATCCGCTCATCGAGATTGTTCCTCTAAGaggataaattttttgaaaaacccCTCTTAAAATCCCAACACAATAGGGAGGATCTTTTGAGTTTTAGGATGTTGCTTCTTTCTTTAGGTTGAAGTGTGATCAGAGAAAACACTTTGGAAGCTTAATGCAAGAGTTTTTGGTGATTAAAGTAGCTTTACAAGAATGGAAGTCAAACCTTTAGTGCAAATACTGAATGATTCTTTGGTTGATGATTAAAACACTTGGAAAATGCATCAAATCCTTGTGTAAAATTTTGATTAAGGAAATATTAGAAGCAATGTGGCCTGTAATACCAAGATCTTGCAGATTTGGATGAGTTTGCAACTTGGTTGGACATGAAAATGGACTTCAAAATCAACTTCATGGTGTCATCTCCATAAATCCAATTCTCCTTGCTCAAGTATGATAATATCATGCTATTGGACTTTTTGAAAAGGTGAGATTTCATActtcaactttcatgttgggcaCTTGAAGGAATTCAACTTGGATCACAAAGAAAAATGCCTaccaacttaggcaaaaaatatattcaaacacttagaaattttttataagTGTTAGAAAAGTTTGACAACTTTGGAAAGCCAGTTTGATCACCTCATAACTTTGAATCCATGCATTTTTTGGAATCCATCTCCTATGGCAAATTTGTATTATGAAATCAGATCTTCAAGTACATATTTTGAGCATGAAAAATGGTGGCTTGATGAAGAAGTTACAAGTCTTCAAAGATGGGTACTTGAACATGACAATTTCCAAGTATAGAATGATATAAAAGTGtttattattactatattttttatttttagaatactataaaaacataaaagatatttggaaaatttatgtaaggcCACCAAAACTCTCTAAAATCCTCattcaatacaaattttgagtttcctcaaattaagggttttttagtgatatgaataaaatcaaatctcTCAAAACCCTCCCAATAAAAATCCTTCAATTCTTCCACTCAATCCTTCtcatttttcaaagccctcccctccattcccctccaaactcccaaatatAACCTTAAAATTAACATGGCACAAATGATGGATATTAGAGTAATGGTTCGTTATCATTCTCTAACACATAATTTTTTGAACCTTAGAATCTTTCTAATGCAAgttatatttattatagtttttaTTATGTGTATTTAAATGAATTGTACTAGTTAAAACATCCTAAATTACACAATCTCACCATAATCCTGCCTCATTTGATTATTTTCACAGTAATATATGTCTATTATCATTACTAGGTGTATGTGGAGCTTGATGTTTGTCTTGTCTTCCTTCATATGGAAGCATTTATGTTTCCATTACCCAGGAATGAATTACAAAGTTGGATTATTGCCTTCATAAAAATAACCACTAACTACTACGAAAATAAATATGACAACAGTTGTAATATACATATAATGACGGGTGTATGTCCGTTGTGAGGTAGCGTGTGATATTGTAACTATGTTGCTTTCCACAATGGGCGTGTGACCGTGATGTTAAACTAGATAGCGTGATACCTATCACAACAGTTATCTTAaacaaccgttgtgatatataTAATGGTCATGGGTTTGAAACTCAGCAACACCGATTTAATtagaatataattaatatttcacCACGGTTATAAAGATAACTATTGTGGTATGTATACatgagtttattataaaatatgtgaaCAACTTGTTTTTCCTACCCCTTAtttaaaggatagaaaaacacttagaaagggggggtttgaataagtgtagtctaaaaacttgaacgataaaaacaatttgcacagttatttttatcctggttcgttgttaactaaactactccagtccacccccacggagtgatttacctcacctgaggatttaatccattaatcgcaacagattacaatggttttccacttagtccgcgactaagtcttctagagtatcctgatcacaacctgatcactccaggaacaaatgcttagacacaagctaagactttcttagagtatcctgaccaccacgtgatcactctaattacaacttcttagacacaagctaagacttcctagagtatcctgatcaacacttgatcactctagttacttacaaattaatgtaatcaattctaagagtattacaaatgcttctgaaaagctataatcacaacagtgatatttctcttaacgtttaagcttaatcttactaatatattacaacagcaatgtagtgagctttgatgaaaatgaagtttgagagctttgatttgaacag
The Vicia villosa cultivar HV-30 ecotype Madison, WI linkage group LG6, Vvil1.0, whole genome shotgun sequence genome window above contains:
- the LOC131613334 gene encoding uncharacterized protein LOC131613334, yielding MGHLCLNGFKEGYYYWTCHGEKRPPIPPVDLDNYYYGGNKVREDFNDFEQMVMDAAGPSLGTYLEEQEFDCGEEMREDPNPEAKKNFDMLKAAQAPLYNGCASYSELSAAIQALSIKSDFNISETCFNQWVNFIGKAFPNDNRMPKNFYHAKKFVQKLGLGCIKIHCCPNGCMIYYSPDDKNLRNCKICGEDRFKSVIRNGKVREVPLKKMWYFPLIPRLQRLYSSMQTASQIRWHRENIRESRYLCHPSDGEAWKHFDDVYPEFEMDPRNVRLGLCADGFAPFDKTGRTYSCWPVILTPYNLPPWMCMRREFLFLTIIIPGPSNPKGRIDVYMQPLIDDLKLLWNSGVMTYVVSLHQNFVMKACLLCTINDFPAYGMLSGWMTMGKLACPICMDSTKAFTLEHSRKTTFFIVIANSCLLIIAIEGTRMLLERDETRHHFPHKG